Proteins encoded in a region of the Quercus lobata isolate SW786 chromosome 8, ValleyOak3.0 Primary Assembly, whole genome shotgun sequence genome:
- the LOC115955473 gene encoding dirigent protein 22-like — translation MATSFLRKILTNIFLVLVLTTAMYAAKATNLKETKLSFYLHDISALGNPNATVIPVAGIAGKAWTFTQFGTIFVVDDNITETPNPKSPKVGQYQGLYVTAALDGLDSFTTASIVFTNKEYNGSTIQIQGINNNAPVTEVAVVGGTGKFRFARGYITSKTYSLDIATQNSVVQLNVMVQHY, via the coding sequence ATGGCAACAAGCTTTTTACGAAAAATTCTTACCAATATTTTCTTGGTATTGGTCCTAACCACAGCCATGTATGCAGCTAAAGCTACGAACCTTAAAGAAACCAAGCTATCCTTTTACCTTCATGACATCTCAGCCCTCGGCAACCCCAATGCCACGGTGATCCCAGTTGCAGGCATTGCTGGCAAGGCTTGGACATTCACCCAATTTGGCACCATCTTTGTCGTCGACGACAATATCACcgaaaccccaaatccaaagtCACCCAAAGTTGGGCAATATCAAGGCCTGTACGTGACAGCCGCGTTGGATGGGTTGGATTCATTTACTACGGCATCAATAGTGTTCACAAATAAAGAGTACAATGGAAGCACCATACAAATACAAGGTATTAATAATAATGCGCCTGTTACAGAGGTTGCAGTGGTGGGCGGGACTGGGAAATTCCGATTTGCTAGGGGCTATATAACTTCTAAGACATATTCCTTAGACATTGCTACCCAAAACTCGGTTGTCCAGTTGAACGTCATGGTGCAACATTACTAG